The Glycine max cultivar Williams 82 chromosome 17, Glycine_max_v4.0, whole genome shotgun sequence genome contains the following window.
TGAGTGCTTTGAACTATTTTACATTATTGAATGTGCTCCAACAACTGAATTAGGAAAAACTACTTAGTAAGTTTTAGCTTTTTCGGTACCGCTTGATATTTAAATCTGTTCACACCAAgttcataaattataatgtgcagagttttattttgaaatcgAGACCTTTAACTAGGGTAATTCTTACCTTGAATCGTATGAGATCAAGTCACAAATTATGGAAACTTTTCTTGTGTGTTTTGCATCTCTATGATGTTCTTATTTATTCTTTGCCACCAATCTTAATTATGTTGTTTGATGCTTAGTTCCAGTTTATGTTGATCTTTTGCTGACTAAGTTATATATAATTGGGAAAATGTAATTAGATACAATTATAGAAATACTAACTTGAAACATTCATGTGTGATCTTTTGCCTGGTTAATTATCGAATTACTGGATTGTTGAATTTGGTGGAGTGTTGTGCATTTCCAGTTTTCTATCAAGGTTCTTAGTATATCCTTTTTCGAGTTTTAAACTGTATGTAGTGATGTGAATTAATTAGTATATGCTTTAGgtgttaatttcaaattaaatccaTTATATTCACTTGGTATTTTACCAATCCTATTTCCTTCAGTGCCAAATTATGTAAAGTTTTTTTGGCTTAAATTAGTACCATTTTATCACCCACTATATGCTGATTAGATCATAAAAACCTATAATTTTACTTACTATCAGTTGTCAGTGGTCAGTATAGTGTGTATCATCCAAGTAGTTTTTGACTGAACGAACTCTAGGTCACACATTGAAGAGCATTAGGAATCTCTAGCGAGCGTATTCTTTGTCATAAATACTTGCAACTAAAGTTCTTAAGTAAATGcttaagaaattatatatatatatatatatatatatatatatatatgtgtgtgtgtgtgtatggatTCTTGAAACCTGCATCGTCTATATGACATtatattaaaaggaaaacaattatCACACTAGATTACtataatatcattaattaataatcttcAGGCCACCCCTGATTGGCATTGTATTAGACTATGTACAATTACAGTGAACCATAACTTCTTCATTAGATGCAAACTTTACACATGTTCAATTGATTGAGTTATCTGAGAAATTGTAGCAACATGTAGAAGATCCATGTGAGACCACATTGTTAGGAGGTGGTGGTGAACTATATGCTGTTAAACCTCCCTTCAATATATCAGGGTCTGCCCTTTAGGTCTCAAGGGGTCTAATTTCCTTTAGCATTGCAACAACATCCTTCATTGTTGGCCCCTCAAAATAATCCATACCGTTAGCTCAGGTTTTTATGTCCTTGAAGTAGTTAATGTGACTAATAAATTCCTTACACAAtgcaccaaaataaataaaacaccgagtacataaattaattagtaaaaaattgTTCTAATTTGTTATGTCCAAAATGATTGGgataatatatttgaattagatttttttcattcgtaagaataaaaaataacttttaactaattataacaaatttataaacCAATTCAtggtataaattaattaaaaaagaactaataaTCAACGcatcaattcatattattaGATTATTTAGATCTAAAGAAttagttaaaacaaaaaaatataaaaatatatatattatagcaAATGAACTATTTTTGAGGAagtcaaaatcataaaatcttataatagtttaagatcaatttatttcattttttactttttcgaAGATAAACCCATAGGATGTGTTCGTAATATTcatcttaattatatttataagagTCAACAAGTAATCTAGCTTTCTTAACTCCTTCATGTGGGATTTTTACTGGGATGGAAGTAGAAGatacttattttataaacaagttTAATGATTTTGAGTTAGAATCTTAATATAtagcaaaacaaaatattaagataagaaaaaagttatcattcataataatttttttttagaaaatagtttaatcaaattcaaacagaatctctttttttttttttccttacaaaAGGACGAAAACAGAATTCTTTTACGAAAGGTACACGTTATTTCTTGggaaaaaatgaaactaaaaataacaagTCATCTGATGACctcttcaatttctttatttcttccatttttataaGCTTTTGAAACAATAAATCAAACCGAGAAGATACATATTTTATaggaaataatatttattttctcaaaaagttaataataaaagaaatgaagagaATAGAAAGCCCTGAAGACTACTGCTACAAGAACCGGAGACAGTAGTGACTAGTTTGTAATTATCCCGAAACACCAAGGGTACTTTCTTAAGCCCCCTACTATAAATTCTTAACCTATGAGCAATCTTGAAATCCCCGCAACCTTTGATTTTTATCTCGCTCTCTTTCATGCGTTCATCATCACTTCCATAAATTGCAACAACAAAACACAGAACAAGCAAATCAAAATGTCAGCGAAATGCAGCCAAATCCGACACATTGTACGTCTCCGGCAGATGCTGCGGCGGTGGCGCAACAAGGCCCGCATGTCGGCGAACAGAGCACCACCGTCCGATGTGCCAGCGGGACACGTGGCGGTGTGCGTGGGCAGCAACCTCACCAGATTCGTGGTGCGCGCCACGTACTTGAACCACCCCGTCTTCAAGAAGCTCCTCCTCCAAGCAGAGGAAGAGTACGGCTTCACCAACCACGGACCCTTAGCCATCCCCTGCGACGAAACGCTCTTCCGAGACGTTCTCCGGTTCATTTCCCGGTCCGACCCGGCCAAATCGAACCGGTTCTTAAACCTCGAACTCGACGACTTTCAGAGACACTACTGCCACGTCGGCATCAGCAACAACCTCGACTTCTGGCCCGAGTCCAGACCGCTCCTACATGGCCCCACTGACAAAACCATTTGGTAACTTCCCAATCGAACCAAACTAAACCTTATAATATTCggctttttatgcttttttgagGGTTAGTTACGGAGACGGTTCGGTTCAATGATGACTCGGCCGAGTTTTTGCAAAGGGCGACAATTTTAACCCCTCATTTTGGTTGAGATTTGAGTGAAGAcaagttttttatataattattattacctCATGAAGATGGGGTGAGGGGATTTTAAGAGTACATAGGGAGAAGCACATTATTACATTATGGTCGATCTCATTTTATTAGATGTTAGTGAGTGTATGTATTTCTTTATGTGATTTGTATGAGAGAACGGTTCGAGAAAATCCACTAGGATCGGTCTAGTAGTAATGGTTGAGATAGATGTACGAGGATTTTATATGTTTGATCCTCGTTGTCGTCAgtatacacacaaaaaaaagaatgGTTTCAAGAAATGTCGATCCAGGAGATGGCAAAGGGTGGGAGTCGTCCCGGGTTCGGATCGGAATGGAGGCTGTGATTTCATGGCTATTTTCAAGCTGAGATATGAGTCTCCAACTATGGTAAAATTGTAAAGTACTACTGTGTATGTATTTGATTTGATGAATGGAAATgaaattgtagagaaatttcaAATTGGATTCAATTTCACCGTACGTAAAGTTAgtacttttttatgtttattaattctATAGTATTAAGCACTATAATTGTGTTGACAGCGGTGTGTTTATAATTGTGCCATCTTTGACAACTAGTTAATTGGTGGTTAATTGACAACTATTTATGTAATGTTAGTTCGGTGCCTTCAAGTTTCgttattgttttttatgttattaaatattGCGATAAAGTTTGTTTGTTGGTTTGTGTGGACGTTGCAATCACGGTAGCAGTTGTGGGAGTTATAATGACACCAACCCACGTGAAAGCAACGCAAAGTCTCGCTTGCTATAATCGAAccggtttggtttggtttggtttggtccCAAGAACACTGATGAATGCGCGGGGTGGTCTATTCTTGGCGTTATTCTACTCTCACTTGCTCTCTTTTTAATTAACCACTTGTTCTTTTATTGTGTCGTGTATTCTATTTTTACTTCAAATTGTTTGTTAAGGACTGATTTAACGATGTTGAGATGGAAAACGACACAAGGAATTTTTTTCAATAGTTTAATATGTAAGCACAGTTAATGTAAAGGAATAAAAGTTTTTCTAAtatcatctaataaaaaatcaccatttttgtatataacttataagttaattgttataaaagaTCTTGACACTATTAAATACTATTAAACACTCTCTGTTTTTcttatatgtttcttcttaGTTTGCTTGAAAATATTTACTACTagtatttacaaatattttttttaataataataatatcatttattagtatttcgtttaaatgtttaaattaattcacagttattcttattctttaaataagaacaattttcgtaaaataatttattttatcacgatataatttgtataattaatattttttttttaaaaaaaatgcattacaTTGATAGACAAATAGTATATGAAAAAAGTTAATCGAAGCATTTTAGTACTATATTATATGCATggcaactgattttttttttaaaagaattagagtaaacattaataaaaatataaaacagaattttaatttgagaaaaatataagaacttCATTGACCAAAAAAAGTGAACATGATTACAATAATGCAAAAGAAGAGTCTTTGTTTTCAAGAGAGATAGTCATTATGCCAGCTACGTCCTCACCTAATTAATCACAGGtatttattcatataaaatacTAGTAGTATGTTAACTAATTAATATGCTGTTAATAATTCCAATTAATCATTAGTGTATCCCCTTAACAAGGGAGACTAGGTTTTgcaaatactattattttaaaaagctaTTTATTAATTTGGGAAAgttgcaaataattttattaatagcaGTTCTGACGACTGTTTCAATTACTTAACTTCAATTAATACTTACCTAGAATGCGACAACAGGACTAAATTAATGGGCTTGATAACCTTTTTCTTCTGAGATCCTTGATCcaggtgcttttttttttttttagaaaggaGAAATATTTTAGTGGTTGTAATCAacagataaaataaaagaattgcaAAATTGAATAACCGTAATAAAATCTTAATATATAGACTATAGTATTATTAAGGATAAAAgaaggaaatgacaaaggaatGGTGTGACACACGAACTTGATGCATGTATGACTATGACTAAGACTAAGCTTTTGTGTGtgttatttttcattgaatGTATACAACCtggagaaaaagaaacaaaatatcttgTGACCAATGAAGTCTCATGGGTCTCCACCATGCATGTTCGAAGCATTGCGTTCATTCGAATCCTTTGACGAAATGTATGACGACCCAACCCAAAGAATAGTATTGCTGTCACAATCAATCATGGCTTTGATCTTTAAGCCTAAGTGCTCAAGATACGGAAAGAACAGTTTCCACGACTTTACACACATTTGTTTTCTGGTGCCAGAAAAATCCCATAGAGAAAATTAATATTGGTGGTGGAAGTGGAGACCCTTGTCACTTGTGTACCTTGGAAAACAAGGGAGAtagaaagaaagcaaaagacaAATTGACACGTTAACATTTTTTCTGTAGGAACCTGAATCGTACCAATAATTTAGAATTTggaaggtggtggtggtgacccAATTGACATTCCAATTTAGAACACACCTCAAGATATCTATCGCAATCAGAATTCAATTTAGAATCATTCGTAATCCAtcactttatttttgtttgagatgacaaaattaaattataccaATATAGAagtgttttatttgtttttaacccCACTAAAGTGGAACTTATTTTTCAATACTTCCTCTTTAGTTACTTGTTTATTATCAATAGTTTTAATTTAGATTTATCCTTCAAGTTTAGGCTTGACAGACCACAAgggttgtttttatttattgtttggaaTTGTTTTCCATTTTTAAGAGTTTAGAgaccagattttttttttcattgtcttGGGCATAAAGGTTGTGATCCAtgaagttttgattttttaattaaatcaaaactacttaatttgtttttaatcatAAGAATCAATTTCAGATTTCAATAAGTTTATAATAACTGACGTACACATCACACCAGAGTCCTCAACAAACTGATTAAACTTTCTTGGTGCCTGAGAATGGGTTTATGAATTTTGTGCAATTAGCTCAAGtggtttatttgttaaaaatgtcTCAACATTTTGGACTTTTAACTATCTTTCTTATACactattttatttgtttctaacTCATCACCGTCAAGTTTATTTTCTAACAATACTAAATTAcatctatttttgttctttcaaatgtatttttatttaaatgtttactAAAACCTATTTTAACTCAAATGTGTTATTCATCAGTTCATAAATAAGGgtcagtttgtttaaatttagaaaataattttttttatataagttcttatttaatcataaaatcataaaacatcttatttatttaaaataaaacatttccttcaaaattaaaaaaaaaagcttaaacaAAGTAGCCCTATATCTTGTATGGTAATAttgtgaaaatataaataaaaaaaacgtagatataaaatatggataatatgattaattcataaaaaaattatacatatatttacgTTTGATTTAGTctaatttacattaaaataaataaa
Protein-coding sequences here:
- the LOC100782525 gene encoding auxin-responsive protein SAUR50, producing the protein MSNLEIPATFDFYLALFHAFIITSINCNNKTQNKQIKMSAKCSQIRHIVRLRQMLRRWRNKARMSANRAPPSDVPAGHVAVCVGSNLTRFVVRATYLNHPVFKKLLLQAEEEYGFTNHGPLAIPCDETLFRDVLRFISRSDPAKSNRFLNLELDDFQRHYCHVGISNNLDFWPESRPLLHGPTDKTIW